The following proteins come from a genomic window of Tepidiforma thermophila:
- a CDS encoding PH domain-containing protein has product MVHAGTHPRRELTATVFRPPRAMGVIIGGAFAAWAAAVAVIAGNIAWGASPEFKTFLAWLVAAGAFLLALLFAAWAYAVGSLAYTIRPDALEIRWGWRRVVVPIASIQRLVPGRTLEPPEVQGLNWWGCHVGAGDVKRVGYTLFYSTHAEPEELLYVVTDGEAYGLTVQDQAAFAEAIQARAALAPVEERGEQRSLRVGPAALPLWQDRVALWAVGLGGALCAVVCGYVFASYPGLPEVVELSFPALGGIVRVGDRSELLGIAYLAAAIYAGNVLAGAALHAFERAAGLWLFTSGALLQAVLFGAALIAFANA; this is encoded by the coding sequence ATGGTGCACGCCGGCACGCATCCGCGTCGCGAACTGACTGCGACCGTTTTTCGGCCGCCCCGCGCAATGGGCGTCATCATTGGTGGCGCCTTCGCAGCCTGGGCGGCAGCCGTCGCGGTGATTGCCGGCAATATCGCGTGGGGCGCCTCGCCAGAGTTCAAGACATTTCTCGCCTGGCTCGTGGCGGCAGGCGCCTTCCTGCTGGCGTTGTTGTTCGCCGCCTGGGCCTATGCGGTAGGTTCGCTGGCCTACACCATCCGTCCAGACGCCCTCGAGATCCGCTGGGGGTGGCGCCGGGTCGTCGTACCCATCGCCTCCATCCAGCGGCTGGTCCCCGGCCGGACCCTTGAGCCGCCGGAGGTACAGGGGCTCAACTGGTGGGGCTGCCACGTCGGCGCTGGCGACGTGAAGCGTGTCGGCTACACGCTGTTCTACTCGACGCACGCTGAGCCGGAGGAGCTGCTGTACGTCGTCACCGACGGCGAGGCATACGGGCTCACGGTGCAGGACCAGGCGGCATTTGCCGAAGCGATCCAGGCTCGCGCCGCGCTCGCGCCCGTTGAAGAGCGGGGCGAACAGCGGTCGCTGCGCGTTGGGCCGGCTGCCCTTCCCCTCTGGCAGGACCGGGTTGCGCTCTGGGCTGTCGGGCTTGGCGGCGCACTCTGTGCAGTGGTCTGCGGGTACGTGTTCGCTTCCTACCCCGGGCTGCCGGAGGTCGTCGAACTCTCCTTCCCCGCCCTTGGCGGCATCGTCCGGGTGGGTGACCGGTCGGAACTCCTGGGCATCGCCTACCTCGCCGCCGCCATCTACGCCGGCAACGTCCTTGCCGGGGCGGCGCTGCACGCCTTCGAGCGCGCAGCCGGGCTCTGGCTCTTCACAAGCGGAGCGCTCCTGCAGGCCGTGCTCTTCGGAGCGGCACTTATCGCATTTGCTAATGCCTGA
- a CDS encoding NUDIX hydrolase → MAVAVVVVIFTVRQDRLNVLLIERAAEPCKGEWALPGGLLLPGETLDAAARRKLEDETGVSDVFLEQLYTFDRLGEGKAEVVVSYFALVDIGRTRLRSESEWRPAWHPVHPTPPTAFENDRVIAYAEERLRNKLEYTNVVYSLLPERFTLTRMQQTYEAILGERLDKRNFRRRVVGLGIVRPTGRFEKQGAHRPAMLYEFTSRKPMIL, encoded by the coding sequence GTGGCCGTCGCCGTTGTGGTCGTTATCTTCACAGTCCGACAGGACCGCCTCAACGTTCTGCTCATCGAACGGGCGGCGGAGCCGTGCAAAGGAGAATGGGCGCTCCCCGGCGGCCTGCTCCTGCCCGGCGAGACGCTCGACGCGGCAGCCCGCCGGAAGCTGGAGGACGAAACGGGCGTTTCGGATGTCTTCCTGGAGCAGCTGTACACCTTCGATCGCCTGGGCGAAGGGAAGGCAGAGGTGGTCGTTTCGTATTTCGCGCTGGTCGACATCGGGCGGACACGGCTGCGCAGCGAGAGCGAATGGCGCCCGGCGTGGCATCCGGTCCACCCGACGCCGCCGACCGCCTTCGAGAACGACCGGGTCATCGCCTATGCCGAAGAGCGGCTGCGCAACAAGCTGGAGTACACGAATGTCGTGTACAGCCTGCTCCCGGAGCGGTTTACGCTGACTCGGATGCAGCAAACGTACGAGGCGATCCTCGGCGAACGGCTGGACAAGCGGAACTTCCGGCGACGAGTCGTGGGGCTCGGCATCGTGCGGCCCACCGGGCGGTTCGAGAAGCAGGGAGCGCACCGCCCCGCGATGCTGTATGAGTTCACCAGCCGCAAGCCGATGATTCTCTAG
- the miaB gene encoding tRNA (N6-isopentenyl adenosine(37)-C2)-methylthiotransferase MiaB, translated as MTQRFYLWTVGCQMNKADSEKLAAGFLRLGLRQVDRMERADIIVLNTCSVRQHAEDRAYSKLGRIRQLKAERPGIKVAVMGCMVGLKTDELEKRFPQVDVFARPQQFDPIMALVEEPAEDLGGEFWPRTYAVPEGPTAYVPVVHGCNKFCTYCIVPYRRGRERSRPIDEIVREVAYLTAHGVREVTLLGQTVEAYGHDLPDQPDLGDLMRELSKLERLDRIRFLTSYPKDMTRPILEAVAELPKVMECFSLPVQAGSNAVLESMRRGYTREEYLEKIREVRELMPGAGITTDVIVGYPGETEADFEQTLSLLEEVRFDKVHVAAYSPRPGTIAWRKLPDDVPADVKSERLHRVEALEARISEELNRAYVGTEQEILVEGIRNGQPFGRTRTGKLTHLDAPARIGELVRVRIDHAGPFSLRGTPVDALALV; from the coding sequence ATGACCCAACGCTTCTATCTCTGGACGGTCGGTTGTCAGATGAACAAGGCGGACAGCGAAAAGCTGGCCGCCGGCTTCCTGCGCCTCGGGCTCAGGCAGGTCGACCGCATGGAACGGGCCGACATCATTGTCCTGAACACCTGCAGCGTCCGCCAGCACGCCGAAGACCGCGCCTACTCCAAGCTCGGCCGCATCCGGCAATTGAAGGCGGAGCGGCCCGGCATCAAGGTCGCTGTCATGGGCTGCATGGTCGGACTCAAGACCGACGAACTCGAAAAACGGTTCCCGCAGGTCGATGTCTTCGCCCGGCCCCAGCAGTTCGACCCGATTATGGCGCTCGTCGAAGAACCCGCCGAGGACCTCGGCGGAGAGTTCTGGCCGCGCACCTACGCCGTGCCCGAGGGGCCAACGGCGTACGTTCCCGTGGTGCACGGCTGCAACAAGTTCTGCACGTACTGCATCGTCCCGTACCGGCGCGGCCGGGAACGGAGCCGGCCGATCGATGAGATCGTGCGCGAGGTGGCCTACCTCACGGCCCACGGTGTACGCGAAGTCACCCTGCTGGGGCAAACTGTCGAGGCGTACGGACACGACCTGCCCGACCAGCCGGACCTCGGCGACCTCATGCGGGAACTGTCGAAGCTCGAACGGCTCGACCGCATTCGATTCCTCACGTCCTACCCGAAGGATATGACCCGGCCGATCCTCGAGGCGGTCGCAGAGCTGCCGAAGGTCATGGAGTGCTTCTCGCTCCCGGTCCAGGCGGGCAGCAACGCGGTCCTCGAATCGATGCGCCGCGGGTACACGCGGGAGGAGTACCTCGAGAAGATTCGCGAGGTGCGCGAGCTGATGCCTGGCGCCGGTATCACCACCGACGTCATCGTCGGCTACCCCGGCGAAACCGAAGCCGATTTCGAGCAGACGCTTTCGCTTCTCGAAGAGGTGCGGTTCGACAAAGTGCATGTGGCGGCCTACTCCCCGCGGCCAGGAACGATCGCGTGGCGCAAGCTCCCTGATGATGTGCCCGCCGATGTCAAGTCGGAGCGCCTGCACCGCGTCGAAGCACTCGAAGCCCGCATCTCGGAGGAGCTGAACCGCGCGTACGTCGGCACGGAACAGGAGATCCTTGTCGAGGGCATCCGGAACGGGCAGCCGTTCGGCCGGACCCGGACGGGCAAGCTGACGCATCTCGACGCACCGGCCCGCATCGGCGAGCTCGTCAGGGTGCGGATAGACCATGCCGGGCCGTTCTCGCTGCGTGGCACACCGGTCGACGCCCTCGCCCTCGTCTGA
- a CDS encoding glycosyltransferase, with translation MRVLILEPYPGWRWVSIHRFAETTATILRDFGVDVTRARAPWWGWYVLRHPSAAGWRRASAVRAAMAGGIDSVLIADVALAHHAPLFRRTRVVVAVHGLLALDPERYWAGRLERVTKPLALKVPFSRLRAADALLAVSGSVARDVRDRLSVPPARTRIVPNALPGGLIRMPREVAEETLARNGHPLPGGARVLSVGHTVGYKNLPLLIDAMSEPRMRGAVLVRVGERFNRQLRQKARALIAEGRLVELGPLSGECLSAAYSACDVLAQPSVAEGFGYPVIEAQACGLPVVCSDGGALPEIAGDGAIVISLASADPAAEFARALARVLGESGLAERLRLAGCRNVERFAPSSVGPQLIEALSPVA, from the coding sequence GTGCGCGTCCTGATCCTTGAGCCGTACCCGGGATGGCGGTGGGTCAGCATTCACCGCTTCGCGGAGACCACGGCGACAATCCTCAGAGACTTCGGCGTGGACGTGACCCGGGCCAGGGCGCCGTGGTGGGGGTGGTATGTTTTGCGCCATCCGTCCGCCGCGGGATGGCGGAGAGCGTCGGCTGTTCGGGCAGCCATGGCCGGCGGCATCGACAGCGTCCTCATCGCCGACGTGGCGCTGGCGCACCATGCGCCGCTCTTCCGCCGCACCCGCGTGGTGGTGGCAGTGCACGGGCTCCTCGCTCTTGACCCCGAGCGGTACTGGGCTGGCCGGCTCGAGCGGGTGACGAAACCACTCGCCCTGAAGGTGCCGTTTTCCCGGCTGCGGGCCGCCGATGCCCTGCTGGCGGTCTCCGGCTCCGTCGCCCGGGATGTCCGGGACCGACTCTCTGTACCCCCGGCCCGGACCCGCATTGTGCCGAACGCTCTGCCAGGAGGTCTCATACGAATGCCTCGGGAGGTGGCTGAGGAGACCCTGGCTCGCAATGGGCATCCGCTCCCGGGCGGTGCCCGTGTGCTCTCAGTGGGACACACCGTCGGCTACAAGAATCTTCCGCTGCTGATCGACGCAATGTCCGAGCCCCGGATGCGCGGCGCCGTCCTCGTGCGGGTTGGCGAGCGGTTCAACCGTCAGCTCAGACAAAAAGCCCGAGCGCTCATTGCTGAAGGCCGCCTGGTTGAGCTGGGTCCCCTCTCGGGTGAGTGCCTGTCGGCCGCCTACTCCGCGTGCGACGTCCTGGCCCAGCCGAGCGTGGCGGAAGGCTTCGGCTATCCCGTCATTGAAGCTCAAGCCTGTGGCCTGCCGGTGGTGTGCAGCGATGGTGGGGCGCTCCCCGAAATCGCAGGAGATGGTGCCATCGTCATCTCTCTTGCTTCCGCCGACCCGGCGGCAGAATTTGCCCGGGCGCTGGCGCGAGTACTGGGTGAGTCCGGATTGGCGGAACGGCTGCGGCTCGCGGGCTGCCGCAACGTCGAGCGATTCGCCCCGTCGTCGGTCGGTCCACAGCTCATCGAGGCTCTCTCCCCCGTGGCGTAA
- a CDS encoding class I SAM-dependent methyltransferase, which translates to MPDAAEELPELRPEYFAREDESDDALFYREPRLVTHLDDAATAALTDFYGRIIPPGSQVLDLMSSWVSHLPEELQLGPVAGLGMNRVELEENPRLTERVVQDLNREPALPWPDATFHAVICSLSVQYLTRPAEVFAEVARVLVPGGIVAVAYSNRCFPTKAVAVWRALDDRDHAELIALYLAHARGFGQPRAFNLSPGPGADPLYCVIAQREPVPA; encoded by the coding sequence GTGCCTGACGCCGCCGAAGAACTTCCCGAACTGCGCCCCGAGTACTTCGCGCGCGAGGACGAGTCCGACGACGCCCTCTTCTACCGCGAGCCCCGGCTGGTCACCCATCTCGACGACGCGGCCACGGCAGCGCTGACCGACTTTTACGGCCGCATCATCCCGCCCGGCAGCCAGGTGCTCGACCTGATGTCGAGCTGGGTCTCCCACCTCCCGGAGGAGCTCCAGCTCGGTCCGGTGGCCGGGCTCGGCATGAACCGCGTCGAGCTGGAAGAGAACCCCCGCCTGACCGAGCGGGTCGTCCAGGACCTGAACCGCGAGCCGGCGCTCCCGTGGCCGGATGCCACCTTCCACGCTGTCATCTGTTCCCTTTCAGTCCAGTACCTCACCAGGCCGGCGGAGGTCTTCGCTGAGGTTGCCCGGGTCCTGGTCCCGGGCGGCATTGTTGCCGTGGCCTATTCGAACCGATGCTTCCCTACCAAGGCGGTAGCGGTCTGGCGCGCTCTCGACGACCGCGACCATGCTGAGCTGATAGCGCTCTACCTTGCCCATGCCAGGGGATTTGGACAGCCCAGGGCATTTAACCTCAGCCCCGGACCGGGTGCGGACCCGCTCTATTGCGTCATCGCGCAGCGGGAGCCGGTGCCGGCATAA
- a CDS encoding serine hydrolase, which yields MAAATGAFVYLLAVVAGHMVPDSTGAGTRAAGTGGSAGHLVDASRAAGPSGGDQAAALEAAIRAVLTTDEAASTGVAVMTPGGEWLGGLNPDLPGYAASTFKLAILLEAERRVSAGVLSYTDRIPVTDEARAEDLGTIDRLPVAPDGTVSLGEALEAMITFSDNASAVALLRFLGPGEIDASLRALGAERFSVNDPGLPTTARDLAFVLAAIARGDGMSAAQRDHALELLTAQEVRAGIPAALDGMPGVLRVGNKTGTWPGATRDVAFVQTERGAYVIAVMAEGDWNWELVRRVARAVHDQLTVR from the coding sequence GTGGCCGCCGCGACCGGAGCCTTCGTCTACCTGCTCGCCGTCGTCGCCGGGCACATGGTGCCCGACTCCACCGGCGCCGGAACACGCGCCGCCGGGACGGGCGGGTCCGCCGGGCATTTGGTTGACGCTTCCCGTGCCGCCGGCCCGTCCGGCGGCGACCAGGCCGCTGCCCTTGAAGCGGCCATCCGGGCCGTCCTCACGACAGACGAAGCGGCATCCACTGGCGTCGCGGTGATGACCCCAGGAGGCGAATGGCTCGGCGGGCTCAACCCCGACCTCCCGGGATACGCCGCCAGCACCTTCAAGCTCGCCATCCTGCTGGAAGCCGAGCGACGCGTCAGCGCCGGCGTCCTCAGCTACACCGACCGCATACCGGTCACCGATGAGGCCCGCGCCGAAGACCTCGGCACCATTGACCGGTTGCCCGTCGCACCCGATGGGACAGTCTCCCTTGGCGAGGCGCTGGAGGCCATGATCACGTTCTCCGACAACGCCTCCGCGGTCGCTCTGTTGCGGTTCCTTGGCCCGGGAGAGATCGACGCTTCACTCCGCGCGCTCGGGGCTGAGCGGTTCTCAGTCAACGACCCTGGCCTCCCCACGACTGCTCGCGACCTGGCGTTCGTCCTTGCGGCCATCGCCCGCGGTGACGGGATGTCGGCGGCGCAGCGCGACCACGCCCTGGAGCTCCTTACCGCTCAGGAGGTGCGGGCCGGAATCCCCGCTGCGCTCGACGGCATGCCGGGCGTGCTCCGCGTCGGAAATAAGACCGGCACCTGGCCCGGCGCCACCCGTGATGTCGCGTTCGTGCAGACCGAGCGCGGCGCATACGTGATTGCGGTCATGGCCGAGGGCGACTGGAACTGGGAACTCGTAAGGCGGGTTGCCCGCGCGGTCCACGACCAGCTGACCGTGCGCTGA
- a CDS encoding ABC transporter ATP-binding protein: MLEARFRLERGAFELEIQLEAPPGVTVLFGPSGSGKSLTLRAIAGIVEPDAGRIAVEGAAVFDRAAGISVPPHRRGFGYAGQRPALFPHLTVRQNVAFGLRDHSRADKDAVTSALLARFGLAGFEQRRIGSLSGGQAQRVALARALAPGHRVLLLDEPFSALDEALRQDLRVLLNDLARERELVIIFVTHDLREAHLLADRLAVLDGGRVLQAGPRDAVFRAPSNRRVAELLGAVNVFPATVIRRNESTLVFTAAGWEGLAASWSGDPAPGQAVDVMIRPERVVMRRGTPTVNALPARIVREFDYGNSRILHFEPDGAGPRLVVELASRPYDVLDVRSRKSWTLELPPEDLHVMPAPAPAAR; encoded by the coding sequence ATGCTTGAGGCACGGTTTCGCCTGGAGCGCGGAGCTTTCGAGCTCGAAATCCAGCTCGAAGCGCCTCCGGGTGTCACAGTCCTGTTCGGACCGTCAGGGTCGGGGAAATCGCTCACTCTGCGGGCCATCGCCGGGATTGTCGAGCCCGACGCGGGGCGCATTGCCGTTGAGGGGGCCGCAGTGTTCGACCGCGCGGCAGGCATTTCCGTTCCGCCGCACCGGCGAGGATTTGGGTACGCGGGCCAGCGTCCCGCACTTTTCCCCCACCTGACGGTTCGCCAGAACGTTGCTTTTGGGCTGCGAGACCACAGCCGGGCGGACAAGGATGCGGTGACCTCAGCGCTGCTTGCGCGATTCGGCCTGGCCGGGTTCGAACAGCGGCGGATCGGGTCGCTGAGCGGAGGCCAGGCGCAGCGTGTTGCGCTGGCCCGGGCGCTTGCCCCCGGTCACCGGGTGCTGCTCCTGGATGAGCCGTTCTCGGCCCTGGACGAGGCGCTCCGGCAGGACTTGCGAGTGCTCCTGAACGACCTGGCCCGGGAGCGCGAGCTCGTCATCATCTTCGTGACGCACGATCTGCGGGAGGCGCACCTGCTCGCCGATCGGCTGGCGGTCCTCGATGGCGGCCGGGTGCTCCAGGCCGGGCCCCGCGACGCGGTCTTCCGGGCGCCCTCAAACCGGCGGGTAGCCGAGCTGCTGGGGGCGGTGAATGTGTTCCCGGCCACCGTCATCCGCCGAAACGAGTCGACGCTGGTCTTCACTGCCGCCGGCTGGGAAGGCCTGGCAGCCAGCTGGAGCGGCGACCCGGCACCGGGCCAGGCGGTGGACGTGATGATTCGGCCGGAGCGTGTGGTGATGCGCCGCGGCACTCCGACCGTCAACGCGCTGCCGGCGCGCATCGTTCGGGAGTTTGACTACGGGAACAGCCGCATCCTTCACTTCGAACCAGACGGTGCAGGCCCGCGCCTAGTAGTCGAACTTGCCTCGCGGCCGTACGACGTGCTCGATGTCCGGTCGCGGAAGAGCTGGACACTCGAGCTTCCGCCGGAGGACCTGCACGTTATGCCGGCACCGGCTCCCGCTGCGCGATGA
- a CDS encoding threonine ammonia-lyase — MEPLPLQFADILRAYDRVAPVVHRTRFATSRHLDELTGLRVFLKCENEQRTGSFKIRGAYNRLAQLSASERARGVVAASSGNHAQGVALAARLLGVRATIFMPDDAPAAKLDAARAYGASVELYDRRSALPADLVAHYTAETGAVPVPAFDDVAVMAGQGTLALELLAETGPLEAVVAPLGGGGLLSGIATVVRTLIPSANVFGVEPADGDDWVQSLAAGRPVLIDPPSTIADGARTRQPGELTFAVVSKLVSGVVTATDDEIRSAVRFLALRAKMVVEPTGALGVAALMAGRLAIPRGSRVGVVISGGNVDPRALGALLAGSR, encoded by the coding sequence GTGGAACCGCTGCCGCTCCAGTTCGCCGACATCCTGCGCGCGTACGACCGGGTCGCGCCCGTGGTGCACCGCACCCGGTTCGCGACGAGCCGCCACCTGGACGAACTGACAGGGCTGCGGGTGTTCCTGAAGTGTGAGAACGAGCAGCGGACCGGTTCGTTCAAGATTCGCGGAGCCTACAACCGGCTCGCCCAGCTCTCGGCCAGCGAGCGCGCCCGCGGGGTCGTGGCTGCCTCAAGCGGAAACCACGCCCAGGGAGTGGCGCTGGCTGCCCGCCTGCTCGGCGTGCGGGCGACCATCTTCATGCCGGACGACGCCCCGGCGGCAAAGCTGGATGCGGCCCGGGCATACGGCGCATCGGTTGAGCTGTACGACCGGCGCTCGGCGCTCCCCGCGGACCTCGTGGCGCACTACACAGCCGAAACCGGCGCGGTACCGGTACCGGCGTTCGATGATGTGGCGGTCATGGCGGGACAGGGCACGCTGGCGCTCGAACTGCTGGCAGAAACCGGCCCGCTCGAGGCAGTTGTGGCACCGCTGGGCGGCGGCGGCCTTCTCTCCGGCATCGCGACGGTCGTTCGTACGCTCATCCCTTCAGCGAACGTCTTCGGCGTAGAGCCGGCGGACGGCGACGACTGGGTGCAGAGCCTAGCCGCCGGCCGGCCGGTGCTCATCGACCCGCCATCGACCATCGCGGACGGGGCGCGGACCCGGCAGCCCGGGGAGCTCACTTTCGCCGTTGTCTCGAAGCTGGTCTCGGGGGTCGTGACCGCGACGGACGATGAAATCCGGTCGGCGGTGCGGTTCCTCGCCCTGCGCGCAAAGATGGTCGTGGAGCCGACCGGCGCGCTCGGCGTGGCCGCCCTCATGGCAGGCCGGCTGGCCATTCCGCGCGGCAGCCGGGTCGGCGTGGTCATTTCGGGCGGGAACGTGGACCCCAGGGCGCTCGGGGCGCTCCTCGCAGGGAGCAGGTAA
- the modB gene encoding molybdate ABC transporter permease subunit encodes MDTWGDPLRISLLVAASATAACVAVGTPLAWLIARARPPVAQVLSAASLLPLVLPPTAVGYYLLWLLGRESPVGRFLLDDLGVQLVFTWPGAALAAAVVSLPLYVRTATAGFEQLDEEILFAGRTLVAPWRLFLFVVVPLAWPALVAASLIAFARALGEFGATVVVASSIPGRTRTLPAAIYDAHLAGDNRLANELSLIALIIGFVLVTLLTVALHAAVRRSHGQDA; translated from the coding sequence TTGGACACCTGGGGCGACCCGCTCCGGATCTCCCTGCTTGTCGCAGCCTCGGCCACAGCGGCGTGTGTCGCGGTGGGCACGCCGCTCGCATGGCTGATTGCCCGGGCGCGGCCGCCTGTAGCCCAAGTGCTTTCGGCGGCAAGTCTTCTGCCACTGGTGCTGCCGCCGACAGCCGTTGGCTACTACCTGCTCTGGCTCCTGGGTCGCGAAAGCCCGGTGGGCCGGTTCCTGCTTGACGACCTCGGTGTGCAGCTTGTTTTCACGTGGCCGGGCGCAGCGCTGGCGGCAGCCGTGGTCTCGCTGCCGCTCTACGTACGGACCGCGACGGCCGGGTTTGAACAGCTCGACGAGGAGATCCTGTTTGCGGGCCGGACGCTTGTCGCTCCGTGGCGGCTTTTCCTGTTCGTCGTCGTTCCGCTGGCCTGGCCGGCGCTGGTGGCGGCATCGCTCATCGCATTCGCCCGCGCCCTGGGCGAATTCGGCGCCACCGTGGTTGTTGCGTCCAGCATCCCCGGCCGGACGCGGACGCTTCCGGCCGCGATCTACGACGCGCACCTCGCCGGGGACAATCGGCTTGCGAACGAACTTTCGCTCATTGCGCTCATCATCGGGTTCGTGCTGGTCACGCTCCTGACGGTCGCCCTCCACGCCGCAGTCCGGCGGAGCCACGGCCAGGATGCTTGA
- the modA gene encoding molybdate ABC transporter substrate-binding protein, which translates to MRRLFPVTRIPLLVFLATIAGCGTGGDRAGPPVAYVTDVAAGAAADERSSPRLAVAAAADLRLALEALRPAIEAHCATAMTTTYGSSGQLARQISSGAPFALFLSADTSYVAEVVRSGRAAPASAAIYGRGRLAVVTRAGVPLPSSLEDLSDARYRTIAIANPDHAPYGRAAYDALRSAGILDRVEGRLVLGENVRQAVEYVDNGNADAGIVALALVIGRGADGYLLVPQALHEPITQAGVVIRGTEAERTARCALQYLLDPGGQRVLATYGFEPARE; encoded by the coding sequence GTGAGGCGGCTGTTTCCCGTCACCAGGATCCCGTTGCTGGTCTTCCTCGCTACGATTGCCGGGTGCGGCACCGGCGGCGACAGAGCCGGGCCGCCGGTTGCGTATGTCACCGACGTCGCAGCTGGTGCGGCCGCCGATGAGCGGTCCTCCCCGCGCCTGGCAGTCGCAGCAGCGGCAGACCTGCGGCTCGCGCTCGAGGCGCTTCGCCCCGCCATCGAGGCCCACTGCGCGACGGCTATGACGACGACGTACGGCTCCTCGGGCCAGCTGGCGCGGCAGATTTCCTCCGGGGCACCGTTTGCCCTGTTCCTTTCAGCCGACACGTCCTACGTCGCGGAAGTTGTTCGTTCGGGTCGGGCTGCCCCGGCTTCCGCGGCGATCTATGGGCGCGGCCGCCTGGCAGTCGTTACCCGGGCCGGCGTGCCGTTGCCGTCATCACTGGAGGACCTCTCCGATGCCCGGTATCGGACCATCGCCATCGCGAATCCCGACCACGCCCCGTACGGCCGGGCCGCCTATGATGCGCTTCGCAGCGCCGGCATCCTCGACCGGGTGGAGGGCCGCCTCGTCCTGGGCGAAAACGTCCGCCAGGCGGTGGAATATGTCGACAACGGGAACGCCGATGCCGGAATCGTCGCGCTTGCGCTGGTGATTGGCCGCGGTGCGGACGGTTACCTGCTGGTCCCTCAGGCTCTCCATGAGCCGATTACCCAGGCGGGCGTCGTCATTCGGGGAACAGAGGCCGAGCGTACCGCCCGCTGCGCGCTGCAGTACCTGCTCGACCCCGGCGGCCAGCGGGTGCTGGCAACCTACGGCTTCGAGCCAGCCAGGGAGTAG
- a CDS encoding antibiotic biosynthesis monooxygenase family protein, which produces MFIAMNQFKVNPGREADFEAGWRTRESYLSEVPGFIHFALLKGDEPGDYISHTIWESRQAFVNWTQSDAFRRAHAGGMPDGILATHPRARFYEAVLEQGAPLAASRA; this is translated from the coding sequence GTGTTCATTGCGATGAATCAGTTCAAGGTGAATCCCGGGCGCGAGGCCGACTTCGAAGCCGGCTGGCGGACCCGTGAGAGCTATCTTTCCGAAGTCCCGGGCTTCATCCACTTCGCCCTGCTGAAGGGCGACGAGCCCGGCGACTACATCTCCCACACCATTTGGGAGTCGCGGCAGGCGTTCGTCAACTGGACCCAGTCCGACGCCTTCCGCAGGGCGCACGCCGGCGGCATGCCGGACGGCATCCTCGCTACCCACCCGCGCGCCCGCTTCTACGAGGCCGTGCTGGAGCAGGGTGCCCCGCTGGCGGCTTCCCGTGCCTGA